The Stegostoma tigrinum isolate sSteTig4 unplaced genomic scaffold, sSteTig4.hap1 scaffold_55, whole genome shotgun sequence genome includes a window with the following:
- the LOC132208866 gene encoding utrophin-like isoform X3 produces the protein MCSCGLRSCGGHGSGTAVSSLYAAEPTPEERAQRIAKAVRKQSTEVKENWEQLKTRASNWQKQVEKALEKLQELQKALDDLEAHVITAEGVHTDWQPVGDLLIDSLQDHIDKTTGKKP, from the exons atgtgctcgtgtggtctcaggagttgcggaggtcacggctctgggacagccgtttcatcgctctatgctgcag aacctaccccggaagagagagcccagagaattgccaaagctgtccgcaaacagtcaacagaagtgaaggaaaattgggagcaattgaaaacccgtgcgagcaactggcagaaacaggtggaaaaggcgttggagaaacttcaagaactgcagaaagcgctggatgatcttgaggctcatgtgataacagctgagggggtccacactgattggcaacctgtgggtgacctgcttattgactcattgcaggatcacattgataaaaccaca